The DNA window TATGAAGAAATAGGTGTACATGTAAGAATTCAGCGATTGCTGAAAGTTTTAAACTATAGTGGAATGCAATATTACTATCTTGCCGATATTATAGGAGGTAATTTTGGAACCGGTACAGGAGAAGAATATAACCAAACCTCGGTTACAAGAGGTGGCTATGAACCAATCTGGATGGATATCGACGATCTCCCTACATTCGATGTACGGCCAAAGGAAATTGTAGAAATTCTTCTTTCTAACTAAGCAGTCCGAAGTGAGCACAAAATGACAGGATTAGATAATCGGCATTGCTTATAATAAATTCAAGGAGTGAGGGCAATGGGTTGGGTTGAGTCAATTCAGCAAGCAATTAACTATATCGAAGAGCATTTACTAGATGATTTGACGATAGAACGAATTGCGAAAGAAGCAAATTCCTCGGTATTTCATTTCCAACGAACGTTTGCCATTTTAACTGATATTTCTATTGCAGACTATATCCGGCGAAGACGTTTAACATTAGCAGCGCAAGAACTAATGAATTCAGATAACAAAATTATTGAACTCGCCTACAAATATGGCTACGACACTCCCGAAGCTTTCACAAAAGCGTTTCGTAAGCAACACAACATAACGCCTAGTGAAGCAAGAAAGAATCTTGGCAAATTAAAATCATACAACCGCCTGATAATCCAGGTAACCTTGAAAGGAGCAGAACCGATGAAGTACAAAATTATGGAGAAAGAAAGTTTTCAAGTTGTTGGTGTGAAAAGAACGTACAATTGCAAAAATGGGGAAAATACACAAGGTATCCCTGTATTCTGGGATGAAGTGAACACAGATGGTACAGATGATTTATTATGCCAACTAAACAATGGCGAAATTAAAGGTGTGCTAGGAGTTTGCGTTGCAGACGAGGATTATAAAGAGAACAGCCTGATTGATTATTGGATTGGGGCAAATCATGTAGGTGACGTACCAGAAAATTTATTAGCAATGGAAATACCTGCATCGAAATGGGTAGTATTCGAAGTACATGGTCCGATGCCTCATGCAATGCAAGACACATGGAAACAAATTTTCTCTGAATGGTTCCCGTCGAACTCCTACGAGCATGCAGGAACACCAGAATTAGAAGTGTATTCTAACGAAAATCCGTCTAATCCGGATTATTATTCGGAAATTTGGATTCCGATTAAATAGAATGGACAACCGACGAGTAATTAAATTACTCCTCGGTTGTTTTGTATTTATAATCCGATTTTATTCGGGTATTATCCGATAGTATTGCTTTATTATCCGATGATGACCAGTTATTATCCGATTCTATTGTTTTATTATCCGATTATGACTAGTTATTATCCGATTGTCGATTAATTGGCTAGATTTAATTGCCAGGAAACTCCGAACTTATCTTGTACCCAACCGAATTTTTTACTGAAAGGATATTTGTCTAAAGGCATTAATAGTTGTCCACCTTCCGAAAGCTTTGCATAGGCGTCATCAAGTTCTTCTTCCGAATCACAATCCACAAATAAAGATATCGATGGGGTAAACGTGAATGCATGCTGGACGAAACTATCTGTGCATATAAATTCTTGTCCATTAATCGAAAATGTTGCTAGTGAAACTTCTCCTTCTTTTCCAGGTTCGCCTGCACCATAACGAGCAAGACGAATTATTTCTGAATCCTTGAAAATTGATGTGTAGAAATTGATTGCTTCTTCAGCTTTTCCTTCGAACATTAAAAATGGGGTAATTTTAGTCATATTACTCACCTCTTTTTCTTTCCGCTAAATAATTGTCTAATTGATCAAAAGTGCCACCGAAACCTTGTTTCATGTTCTCATGCATCGCTTTAAAAGCTTCTAGTTCTTCCACTGATGCGTTCACTGGAACTCCAACAGCTTTCACAATTGTATGGTTCCCATTATCTTCAAAGATTAATGTATTACGAATTTCTAATGGCCAAGTAGAGCTAAATGGAGCACGAATCGTACGACCTTCCTCATCCGAAAAAGTATTTCGGAAATTCAATTTTTCGGGCTCCTTCATTTCTTCATACACGAATTTACCCCACATTTTTTGTCCATCTGGGGAGGTTTGACTGTAATGAAAGATTCCATCTGGTTGGAACTCAAACTGATGAACCTCCATTCCAAATCCTTTAGGACTCCACCATTTCTCTAAATGCTCAGCTTCTGTCTACATCTTATACACAACATCACGCGGTGCTTTAAACTCTCGAGTCAATATTAATTCATATTCAATTCCCATTCGTGCACCTCCCATTTTTTATCTCATTTTACCATAACTATCTAAATAACCCCTCTATATTGGACATGAAAAAACATCGCTCTAGCTAGAAAGATACAATCTTCATTATGGCCATACAACTTATCCACATGTGCAAAATTAAAAAATTCTCGTTTATACGTTTTTTTACGTTAACCTTTTTAAATTTTCTCCTTTTATGCTACTGTTTTTATATGAAAAAAATCATTCCTCTTCTATTTTTACTGATCATTGTATTCATTTCATCCGGACAAACATCAGAACAGCAGTCACTTGTAGCAACATTGGAAAAAGCCTTACCAAATAAACCGCTAGAATCTTTCCTTTCCATATTTCAAATTCCTTACTGGGGCATTTTAGTTTCTATTGAAGAACGTGGCTACTATCGGTTTGTTGAATTTTTAATTCGAAAGGGTACTCACTTTTTTTATTTTGGACTAATTGCACTTGCTATTTACGCCGCATTACCAAAATTCAAATTTAGGGTACTGACTGCAACTATCATTACAATGCTATTTGCCATTGCTGATGAGTTCCACCAATCGTTAACAAGTGGTCGAACAGCGACTGCTCAAGATGTTATGCTCGATACAGCTGGGGCGATAACAGCACTTTTGCTACTGACATGTATACAATGGATAAAACAAAGAAAATCCGCTAAGGGATAAACCTTTAGTGGATTTTCTAAACTAATGAAACATCTTTATTACGTGAGAATTTATTGAATAGTGAACGAATAGGTGAATGATAAATGGCATATTTATCGTTAACCCTAGTTAAGTAAGTACACCTAATTCAAAAACAATACCATATGGTCTTCATCGTAGTATGTATCTGCCACTTTTAAAGCTTTTTCTTCTACGCCAAAAACTTTAAATCCTAACTGTGTATAAAGATTCTTTGCTGCTTCATTGCTAGATACTACGGACAAATTAAGTTTCTCCATACCTTCTAGCCTTTTAGCTTGATGAATTGCTTCTTTAAGGACAGCTTTCCCAACGCCTTTACCCCGAACTTGAGGACTCACGTACATCGCTAGAATGTTTGCTCGATGTTTCATTTTTAAGCTACTCTCTTGTGACAGTGTAACCATCCCAACTAGTTTGTCTTGATCAAATGCTCCAATTGTATAGTTTCCTTCCGTTTGAAGATTATTTGCAACTCGTTCAATTGGATTGTTTCTTTGAACTGCTTCCTCGTAGCTTGTACCAAATGCTTCTGGACTTTGCTGTAAAGCCTCTAATCTTAATTCCCAATAAGCACTAGCATCGTGCGGAGTTAATAATTTTATTTTCATATCTTACTCCTCCATAAAATAGTTTTCATTACATACCTGATGTGCATATAAAACAAAATCTCGACATTCTTCTGCTCTCCTTACATCGCTCTCATAGAAGGACTTTGAACTTATTTCCGTTCGGATTCGATTCCCTTCTTTTAACAAGGGGTGCCATCTTTCCGGTAGCATTTTTAAGCATTCTACTACTGCTCCGTCTTTCGACAAAATCTGTTGTTGTTCAAGTGAGCAAATGATTCTACAAATTGTAGTAGTTGTGAATTCGATCATCTCATCGGATAAAAAGTTACTTACATCTTTTGTATGATTGAACCAATAACGATTGATATTATAGTTCAACGTTTTCAAGACGTCTTCCCATTTAGTAGGGATATCCAATTCACCAATCGGTGTCCCTTGCAAAGTAATTCCACGCTGTTTTAATACCCACCAAGTAATATGATTAACATCCCAATGCCCTATACTTAGATTTCCTTCTGCACAATATGGATACGGTGAAAGCTCCTCATTGGTTTTCCCTAAAGAGTCAACTTGAACATATACCCCATCCATTCGACACCCATAATTAGATTTACACATTTGGGAATGAATCCCCTTCATGATCTCCAATTCTTGATCATTAACAGGCCTCTTCAGTAAAACAATAAAATCGATATCACTTTTCTCTTCGTTAAAAGCCCCTAAAGCAATGGACCCGTAAATATAAACACCTTCTATTAATCTATCAGATAAGTTTACATTTAATGCTTGTAAATACGTTTGCATAAAACGATTAACACTAACCGGTAATGAGTTTTTCAGATTACTCAACTCCTAACTAATTTTCATCTTCCACTAGATATGTTCAAATTATGTCACAGTATTCGAAACATCGACTAAACATGACAACTAACACTATTGCTTATGTAATGGGTAGTGTACATTAGCGCTTATAGATGACCTATTTACGTTAAAACAAATGAAGGAGATTTTTTAACTATGAATAAGAAAATTGCTTGGATTACTGATACCGCTGCCTTATTAGATGAGTCTTTTATTCAGAAACATAACATACATGTTTTACCATTAAATATCGTGTTTGCTGAAGGCGCTTTCAGAGAAACTGTTGATATGACACACGATGAGTTTTATGACAAATTACGAGTTGCAAAAGATCATCCAAAAACCTCTCAGCCTACTATAGGAGAGATGGTCGTGCTTTACGAAGACCTAAAAGCAAATGGCTATGATTGTGCGGTAGCCATCCATGTATCTAGCGATTTATCTGGTACATATCATAGTTCGCAAACCGCTTCTCAAATGGCTAATTTCAAAGTCTATTCCATTGATTCGAAAATCGGCTCGTTCCCGATGGTCAAAATGATTGAAGTAGGAAAAGAACTTATCGAAAAGGGTCATAACGTAGAAGATGTGGTTGAGCATATAAATAAAATGACAGAGAACTCTGAGTTATCCTTCATTCCATCAAGCCTAAACCAATTGCATAAAAGTGGTCGCGTATCGGGTACGAAAGCATTCTTAAGTAACTTATTAAACATCAAAGTCGTTATCTCTTTTGATAACGGAAAAGTAGTTATGAAAGAAAAGGTCCGTGCTGATAAAAAAGCAAAGAAATATGTGACTGATTTACTTCGCGACGACATGAAAAAGGCTGATATTCCAGAGGTCGCAGTCATTAATTGCAATAACACAAAAGACGCTGAAAGCTGGAGAGATGAGCTATTGCAAGAATTTCCAAAGCTAAAAGTTCTAGTCATCCCACTTAGCGCTTGCGTAGGGGTACACGCTGGTGAGGGTACAACTGGCCTAAGCTGGGTGAGATACTAGCCAAATATTTATTAAGAAGAGTACAGGTTTAAACGTACTCTTCTTTTAATATAGAGCAGACTGCTGCATCACAGTAACGGCCTTTCTCAAAGGATGATTCCCTCAAATTACCTTCATATATAAATCCAGCTTTTTCGAGCGTCATTTTAGAGGCTGTGTTTTGAGGGTCATAAAAAGCTTCAATTCGATACAGCCCCATCATTTCAAATCCATATGGTAGTACAACCTTTAATACTTCCGACATGACCCCTTTCTGCCAATATTCAGGTGTCACTTCAAACCCTATTTCTGCTTTAGAATGCTCTTTTTCCCAGTTGTGAAAACCACAGCTGCCGATTATTTTATTATCACTTTTTGTCGCAATTCCCCATCGAATACCTTCCTGTTCAGCAAAGCGTTTT is part of the Psychrobacillus sp. FSL H8-0483 genome and encodes:
- a CDS encoding GNAT family N-acetyltransferase, with protein sequence MKIKLLTPHDASAYWELRLEALQQSPEAFGTSYEEAVQRNNPIERVANNLQTEGNYTIGAFDQDKLVGMVTLSQESSLKMKHRANILAMYVSPQVRGKGVGKAVLKEAIHQAKRLEGMEKLNLSVVSSNEAAKNLYTQLGFKVFGVEEKALKVADTYYDEDHMVLFLN
- a CDS encoding DegV family protein, with the protein product MNKKIAWITDTAALLDESFIQKHNIHVLPLNIVFAEGAFRETVDMTHDEFYDKLRVAKDHPKTSQPTIGEMVVLYEDLKANGYDCAVAIHVSSDLSGTYHSSQTASQMANFKVYSIDSKIGSFPMVKMIEVGKELIEKGHNVEDVVEHINKMTENSELSFIPSSLNQLHKSGRVSGTKAFLSNLLNIKVVISFDNGKVVMKEKVRADKKAKKYVTDLLRDDMKKADIPEVAVINCNNTKDAESWRDELLQEFPKLKVLVIPLSACVGVHAGEGTTGLSWVRY
- a CDS encoding VanZ family protein; the protein is MKKIIPLLFLLIIVFISSGQTSEQQSLVATLEKALPNKPLESFLSIFQIPYWGILVSIEERGYYRFVEFLIRKGTHFFYFGLIALAIYAALPKFKFRVLTATIITMLFAIADEFHQSLTSGRTATAQDVMLDTAGAITALLLLTCIQWIKQRKSAKG
- a CDS encoding AraC family transcriptional regulator — translated: MGWVESIQQAINYIEEHLLDDLTIERIAKEANSSVFHFQRTFAILTDISIADYIRRRRLTLAAQELMNSDNKIIELAYKYGYDTPEAFTKAFRKQHNITPSEARKNLGKLKSYNRLIIQVTLKGAEPMKYKIMEKESFQVVGVKRTYNCKNGENTQGIPVFWDEVNTDGTDDLLCQLNNGEIKGVLGVCVADEDYKENSLIDYWIGANHVGDVPENLLAMEIPASKWVVFEVHGPMPHAMQDTWKQIFSEWFPSNSYEHAGTPELEVYSNENPSNPDYYSEIWIPIK
- a CDS encoding VOC family protein; this encodes MSNMTKITPFLMFEGKAEEAINFYTSIFKDSEIIRLARYGAGEPGKEGEVSLATFSINGQEFICTDSFVQHAFTFTPSISLFVDCDSEEELDDAYAKLSEGGQLLMPLDKYPFSKKFGWVQDKFGVSWQLNLAN
- a CDS encoding aminoglycoside adenylyltransferase domain-containing protein, which gives rise to MSNLKNSLPVSVNRFMQTYLQALNVNLSDRLIEGVYIYGSIALGAFNEEKSDIDFIVLLKRPVNDQELEIMKGIHSQMCKSNYGCRMDGVYVQVDSLGKTNEELSPYPYCAEGNLSIGHWDVNHITWWVLKQRGITLQGTPIGELDIPTKWEDVLKTLNYNINRYWFNHTKDVSNFLSDEMIEFTTTTICRIICSLEQQQILSKDGAVVECLKMLPERWHPLLKEGNRIRTEISSKSFYESDVRRAEECRDFVLYAHQVCNENYFMEE
- a CDS encoding NUDIX domain-containing protein, whose translation is MRNRGATVIIENGRVALIKRTKPHMTYYVFPGGGMEVGETPEQTAIRETYEEIGVHVRIQRLLKVLNYSGMQYYYLADIIGGNFGTGTGEEYNQTSVTRGGYEPIWMDIDDLPTFDVRPKEIVEILLSN